From the Roseibium salinum genome, one window contains:
- a CDS encoding aminotransferase has translation MKPTNPVFTGIDTTVFETMSRLAMAHGAVNLGQGFPDVDGPQDIRQAAADALMAGPNQYPPMLGVPELRQAVADANKRFYGIDVDPQSEVLVTSGATEALADCILALVSPGDEVVLIEPLYDCYLPLVKRAGGVPVRVRVTPPEWALDRNALEAAFSDKTKAVLLNNPMNPTAKVFSEGELQLIADLCRKHDAYAICDEVYEHLVFDGRAHRPLMTFEGMRERTVRIGSAGKTFSLTGWKVGYVTGPAALMDPIAKAHQWVTFTTPPNLQKAVAYGLGKDDGYYQGLAQDLTAKRDRMARGLAALGFSVLPCAATYFLTCGIDGLGLGETDVEACETLVTRAGVAAVPVSAFYGSEPPRGYIRFCFCKRDEVIDEALDRLSVFLTAARTESV, from the coding sequence ATGAAACCGACCAATCCGGTCTTCACCGGCATCGACACCACAGTGTTTGAAACCATGTCGCGGCTTGCCATGGCCCACGGCGCGGTGAATTTGGGCCAGGGCTTTCCGGATGTCGATGGTCCGCAGGATATCCGCCAGGCAGCGGCGGACGCGCTGATGGCAGGCCCCAACCAGTATCCGCCGATGCTGGGGGTGCCCGAGCTGCGCCAGGCCGTGGCCGATGCGAACAAGCGTTTCTATGGCATCGACGTCGACCCCCAAAGCGAGGTGCTGGTCACGTCCGGCGCGACGGAGGCGCTCGCCGACTGCATTCTGGCGCTGGTGTCGCCGGGCGACGAAGTGGTGCTGATCGAGCCGCTCTATGACTGCTATCTGCCGCTGGTAAAGCGGGCAGGCGGCGTTCCCGTGCGGGTGCGGGTCACGCCGCCGGAATGGGCGCTCGACCGGAACGCGCTCGAGGCGGCCTTTTCTGACAAGACAAAGGCAGTCCTCCTCAACAACCCCATGAACCCCACCGCCAAGGTGTTCTCGGAAGGTGAACTGCAATTGATTGCGGATCTGTGCCGGAAACACGATGCCTATGCTATTTGCGACGAAGTCTATGAGCATCTGGTGTTCGATGGCCGGGCGCACCGGCCGCTGATGACCTTCGAGGGCATGCGCGAGCGCACGGTCCGGATCGGCTCGGCGGGCAAGACCTTTTCGCTGACGGGCTGGAAGGTCGGCTATGTGACCGGGCCGGCGGCGCTGATGGACCCGATCGCCAAGGCGCATCAATGGGTGACCTTCACGACGCCGCCCAATCTGCAAAAGGCGGTGGCCTACGGGCTCGGGAAGGATGACGGCTACTACCAGGGACTGGCGCAGGACCTGACGGCCAAGCGGGACAGGATGGCGCGGGGCCTTGCCGCGCTCGGATTTTCCGTTCTGCCCTGTGCGGCGACCTATTTCCTCACCTGCGGCATCGACGGCCTCGGGCTCGGCGAAACGGACGTCGAGGCGTGCGAGACCCTGGTGACACGCGCCGGTGTGGCAGCCGTGCCGGTCTCCGCCTTTTACGGATCCGAGCCGCCCAGGGGCTATATCCGTTTCTGTTTCTGCAAACGCGACGAAGTAATTGACGAGGCACTGGACCGGCTTTCCGTTTTCCTGACTGCGGCCCGGACGGAATCGGTCTAG
- a CDS encoding asparaginase produces MDNPALVDVTRGNVIESLHRGRVAIVDTDGKLVCAIGDVDARVFPRSAIKALQALPLVESGAADALDLSDAELSLACASHNGEDVHANSARVMLMKAGLGEDALECGPQWPQRMEDAARLIMADETPCGLHNNCSGKHAGFLGLAKVMGVKTKGYVEASHPVQQEVRLVMEQMTGDKLSEDVCGTDGCSIPTYASPLKSFARAFAAFGTGAGLEPLRADAAERLFNACINEPYMVAGADRFCTRVMEGFRGRVFLKTGAEGVFCASVPELGFGIALKCDDGATRASEVMMATVLEAMLELNDDETVLLDRLVNPPILTRRGAQAGQIRPTGDFLAALKTALS; encoded by the coding sequence ATGGACAATCCGGCACTTGTGGACGTCACCCGCGGCAATGTGATCGAAAGCCTGCACCGCGGCCGCGTGGCGATTGTCGATACGGACGGCAAGCTTGTCTGCGCCATCGGCGATGTCGACGCGCGCGTGTTTCCGCGCTCCGCGATCAAGGCGTTGCAGGCCCTGCCGCTGGTTGAATCGGGTGCCGCGGATGCCCTGGACCTGAGCGACGCCGAGCTCTCGCTCGCCTGCGCCTCCCATAACGGCGAAGATGTGCATGCCAATTCCGCCCGCGTCATGCTGATGAAGGCGGGCCTTGGCGAAGACGCCCTGGAATGCGGGCCGCAATGGCCGCAACGCATGGAAGACGCGGCCAGGCTGATCATGGCGGACGAGACGCCGTGCGGGCTGCACAACAACTGCTCCGGCAAACATGCGGGCTTCCTCGGCCTTGCCAAGGTCATGGGCGTAAAGACCAAAGGTTATGTGGAGGCCAGCCATCCGGTGCAGCAGGAAGTGCGCCTGGTGATGGAGCAGATGACGGGCGACAAGCTTTCGGAGGATGTCTGCGGTACGGACGGCTGTTCCATTCCCACCTACGCCTCGCCGTTGAAAAGCTTCGCCAGAGCCTTTGCCGCATTCGGCACGGGCGCCGGGCTCGAGCCCTTGCGCGCCGACGCCGCCGAACGGCTCTTCAATGCCTGCATCAACGAGCCGTACATGGTCGCGGGCGCCGATCGTTTCTGCACCAGGGTGATGGAAGGGTTCCGGGGCCGGGTGTTCTTGAAGACCGGCGCCGAGGGCGTCTTTTGCGCCTCCGTGCCGGAGCTTGGATTTGGCATCGCGCTGAAATGCGACGACGGTGCGACCCGTGCGTCCGAAGTCATGATGGCAACGGTGCTTGAAGCGATGCTGGAGTTGAACGATGACGAGACTGTGCTTCTGGACCGGCTCGTCAATCCGCCGATCCTGACACGGCGCGGAGCACAGGCCGGGCAGATCCGGCCGACCGGTGATTTTCTCGCTGCGCTCAAGACCGCGCTGTCGTGA
- a CDS encoding dimethylarginine dimethylaminohydrolase family protein: MPHRPGLSFRFTHAITRTPADSVADGIRAVDTGSPSGAKFRAEHELYVKALETAGLTVDVLPPLEDFPDSCFVEDPAFCLPEGALQLRPGTASRLGEGQKIRAALERRFDTVIELPGSGHVDGGDVLMLDDIILIGLSARTDREGADAFARLLGDWGYEAAVCETPEGVLHFKTACSTLGDGVILATRTMASSGFFGSRKVVVVPEGEDYAANVIRVNDVVLVPEGYPKTLAAIEEAGFAAVVVPTHEARKVDGGLSCLSLRFAR, translated from the coding sequence ATGCCACATCGTCCCGGCCTGTCTTTCCGTTTCACCCATGCGATCACCAGAACGCCCGCGGACAGCGTTGCCGACGGCATCCGTGCGGTTGATACTGGCAGCCCGAGCGGCGCCAAATTCCGCGCGGAGCATGAACTCTACGTGAAGGCGCTGGAAACCGCCGGGCTTACGGTCGACGTTCTGCCGCCACTTGAAGACTTTCCGGACAGTTGCTTTGTCGAAGACCCGGCCTTCTGCCTGCCGGAAGGGGCGCTCCAGCTCCGGCCCGGGACGGCGAGCCGCCTGGGGGAGGGTCAGAAGATCCGCGCGGCGCTGGAAAGGCGCTTCGACACGGTCATCGAGCTGCCCGGATCCGGCCATGTCGACGGCGGCGATGTGCTGATGCTGGACGACATCATCCTGATCGGCCTTTCCGCACGCACCGATCGGGAGGGGGCGGATGCCTTCGCCAGGCTGCTCGGCGACTGGGGCTATGAGGCGGCGGTGTGCGAAACGCCGGAGGGCGTGCTGCACTTCAAGACCGCCTGTTCGACGCTCGGCGACGGCGTTATCCTGGCGACCAGAACCATGGCTTCCAGCGGCTTTTTCGGCAGCCGGAAAGTGGTGGTCGTGCCGGAGGGCGAAGACTATGCCGCCAATGTCATCCGCGTGAACGACGTCGTCCTTGTGCCGGAAGGCTACCCGAAGACACTGGCGGCCATTGAGGAGGCCGGATTCGCCGCGGTCGTCGTGCCGACCCATGAGGCGCGCAAGGTCGACGGCGGACTGTCGTGCCTGTCATTGCGGTTTGCGCGCTGA
- a CDS encoding TIGR03808 family TAT-translocated repetitive protein, whose translation MTREHSKLNRRAFLAGTALCLSGTAAAAQMQVADLRGSIDSEDLGLLPNAADDQTAQFQNAVNRAVERGRALFLPAGTYPVANLRLPSGTLIVGVPGRTRLVYQGGGGQLIRAEGVSNICLDGITFDGANRSIGDFTEGLLHFIGVRNVVLDNCEITGSSKSGLIMDRCSGRVENCRISGAAEAGLRSNEADGLAITGNTVTDCANGGIWVHRWREGEDGTIVSGNRVERIGARYGGTGQFGNGINVFRAHGVMISNNRVADCAFSAIRSNTGSNVQITGNSCLRSGETGIYSEFGFQGAVIANNIVDGATTGISIANFMDGGRMAICSGNLIRNISEVGPYPPEVSGFGVGIAAEADTTLTGNVIEGAPRFGMLLGWGPYMRNIAASQNVIRDCGTGIAISVVEGTGSAIITNNIVQGAKSGAINGFRWLEKTTGELDNASEFANLTVQGNQITA comes from the coding sequence ATGACACGTGAACATTCGAAACTGAACCGACGCGCGTTTCTTGCCGGGACAGCTTTGTGCCTTTCCGGGACAGCCGCAGCGGCCCAGATGCAGGTCGCTGACCTCAGGGGCTCGATCGATTCCGAGGATTTGGGCCTTCTTCCCAATGCCGCCGACGATCAGACCGCGCAGTTTCAAAACGCGGTTAACCGGGCCGTGGAGCGCGGCCGGGCCCTGTTCCTGCCCGCAGGCACCTATCCGGTCGCCAACCTGCGCCTGCCGTCCGGCACGCTGATCGTCGGCGTTCCGGGCCGCACGCGCCTTGTCTACCAGGGCGGCGGCGGACAGCTGATCCGGGCCGAGGGCGTCAGCAATATATGTCTCGACGGCATCACCTTCGACGGCGCGAACCGCTCCATCGGCGATTTCACTGAAGGCCTGCTGCATTTTATCGGCGTGCGCAATGTCGTGCTCGACAATTGCGAGATCACTGGTTCCTCGAAATCCGGTCTCATCATGGACCGCTGTTCGGGCAGGGTGGAGAACTGCCGGATTTCCGGCGCCGCGGAGGCCGGCCTGCGCTCCAACGAGGCCGACGGCCTGGCAATCACAGGCAACACGGTCACCGATTGCGCCAATGGCGGCATCTGGGTGCACCGCTGGCGCGAAGGCGAGGACGGCACCATCGTCTCGGGCAACCGCGTGGAGCGCATCGGCGCCCGCTACGGGGGCACCGGCCAGTTCGGCAACGGCATCAACGTTTTCCGTGCCCATGGGGTGATGATCTCCAACAACCGGGTCGCCGACTGCGCATTTTCCGCCATCCGCTCCAACACCGGGTCGAATGTGCAGATCACAGGCAATTCCTGCCTGCGATCCGGGGAGACCGGCATCTATTCGGAATTCGGCTTCCAGGGCGCGGTGATCGCGAACAATATCGTCGACGGCGCAACCACCGGGATCTCGATCGCCAATTTCATGGACGGCGGCCGCATGGCCATCTGCTCGGGCAACCTGATCCGGAACATCTCCGAAGTGGGCCCCTATCCGCCGGAAGTCTCCGGTTTCGGCGTCGGCATCGCCGCGGAAGCTGACACAACGCTGACCGGCAATGTGATCGAGGGCGCGCCGAGATTCGGCATGCTGCTCGGCTGGGGTCCCTACATGCGCAACATCGCTGCTTCCCAGAACGTCATTCGGGATTGCGGTACGGGGATCGCGATCAGCGTGGTGGAAGGCACCGGCTCGGCCATCATCACCAACAACATCGTTCAGGGCGCGAAATCGGGCGCCATCAACGGCTTCCGCTGGCTGGAAAAAACAACGGGCGAGCTCGACAACGCGTCGGAATTCGCCAACCTGACGGTCCAGGGCAACCAGATCACCGCCTGA
- a CDS encoding YHS domain-containing (seleno)protein, with translation MLANMIRSSAAALVVVGGLVSSAFGAGVDVNATVTGLALRGVDPVSYFTAGAPREGDVAITEVHNGATYRFASEESRNLFKSNPDKYLPQYGGFCAFGTAMGVKVDGDPDLWKIVDGKLYLNLSETVQERWNKDIPGFIETANTKWDDLENVDPNDL, from the coding sequence ATGCTTGCAAATATGATCCGCAGCTCCGCCGCCGCCCTTGTCGTCGTCGGCGGCCTTGTTTCCTCCGCATTTGGCGCCGGTGTCGACGTGAATGCCACGGTCACCGGCCTTGCGCTGCGCGGCGTCGATCCGGTTTCCTATTTCACCGCGGGCGCGCCCCGGGAAGGTGACGTTGCCATTACCGAGGTGCACAACGGCGCCACCTACCGGTTCGCATCGGAAGAAAGCCGCAACCTGTTCAAGAGCAATCCTGACAAATACCTTCCGCAGTATGGCGGCTTCTGCGCCTTCGGAACGGCCATGGGTGTGAAAGTCGATGGCGATCCGGATCTGTGGAAGATCGTTGACGGCAAGCTCTACCTGAACCTTTCCGAAACCGTCCAGGAACGCTGGAACAAGGACATCCCCGGCTTCATCGAAACCGCCAATACCAAATGGGATGACCTCGAAAACGTCGATCCGAACGACCTCTGA
- a CDS encoding TetR/AcrR family transcriptional regulator, producing MARPREFDPDDAMEKAMSLFWDLGYEEASLSELLAAMKITKGSFYKAFGDKQSVYLAALDRYNDRVISPTVRFLNDKDVGTGRDRILALFARIAEAALAEGDRIGCFLCNALVDKAAQGGEAEAKLQAMVRRLETAFFEALAGESRQDEAAARETARGILSAYLGLRVLGRAGLSAEMADDCIRQVERLLDRWR from the coding sequence ATGGCCAGACCGCGCGAGTTTGACCCTGACGACGCGATGGAGAAAGCCATGAGCCTGTTCTGGGACCTTGGCTATGAAGAGGCTTCGCTGAGCGAGCTGCTTGCGGCCATGAAGATTACCAAAGGCTCGTTCTACAAGGCCTTCGGCGACAAGCAGTCCGTCTATCTGGCGGCCCTCGACCGCTACAACGACAGGGTCATCAGTCCGACCGTTCGTTTCCTCAACGACAAGGACGTGGGAACGGGCAGGGACCGCATCCTTGCGCTGTTCGCCAGGATCGCAGAGGCTGCCCTGGCCGAAGGCGACCGGATCGGGTGCTTCCTGTGCAACGCACTTGTCGACAAGGCGGCCCAGGGCGGGGAGGCGGAAGCCAAGTTGCAGGCCATGGTGCGGCGGCTGGAGACCGCGTTTTTCGAAGCCCTTGCCGGGGAGAGCCGGCAGGACGAGGCCGCGGCACGGGAAACCGCCAGAGGCATCCTGTCAGCTTATCTGGGTCTGCGCGTTCTGGGGCGGGCGGGGCTGTCTGCCGAAATGGCGGATGATTGTATCCGCCAGGTGGAGCGGCTGCTGGATCGCTGGCGGTAG
- a CDS encoding peptidase C15 produces MRRVRTILVTGFSPFPGAPVNPTERLMHRLPRRLGKHQCGVEFVFHVLPTTWAGRRDVTDRLRLDIRPDAIVHFGVDGTRRTLNIETRAINRAVRVRPDAMGRAPERPELAPSGERIRRSTLPGRALCRAALAARAPAALSDNAGTYLCNATLWDSIGSGIPSIFVHVPALPRGPRDSRPPYHLVEDAAVRLLQETARRLP; encoded by the coding sequence ATGCGCCGCGTCAGGACCATTCTGGTGACGGGCTTCTCGCCGTTTCCGGGAGCCCCCGTGAACCCGACCGAAAGGCTGATGCACCGATTGCCGAGGCGGCTGGGAAAGCACCAGTGCGGTGTCGAGTTCGTCTTTCATGTCCTGCCGACGACCTGGGCGGGACGCCGTGACGTGACGGACAGGCTGCGGCTGGATATCAGGCCGGACGCGATCGTGCATTTCGGTGTCGACGGCACGCGCCGCACGCTCAATATCGAAACCCGGGCGATCAATCGCGCCGTTCGCGTGCGTCCGGATGCAATGGGCCGCGCTCCTGAAAGACCTGAACTGGCACCGAGCGGGGAACGGATACGGCGCTCGACACTGCCGGGACGGGCGCTGTGCCGGGCCGCACTTGCCGCACGCGCGCCGGCCGCGCTGTCCGACAATGCCGGTACCTATCTGTGCAACGCGACGCTCTGGGACTCCATCGGCTCCGGCATCCCGAGCATTTTTGTCCATGTGCCTGCGCTCCCCAGGGGCCCGCGCGACAGCCGGCCCCCATATCATCTTGTCGAAGATGCGGCCGTCCGCCTGCTTCAGGAAACCGCACGGCGGCTGCCGTGA
- the meaB gene encoding methylmalonyl Co-A mutase-associated GTPase MeaB, whose protein sequence is MTKARSPDPEQLAADLKAGKRAALARAITLVESRKADHRRLAHRLIQDLLPLTGNALRVGITGVPGVGKSTMIDTLGTNLTAAGHKVAVLAVDPSSTRTGGSILGDKTRMARLAVDANAFIRPSPSAGTLGGVAAKTRETMLLCEAAGFDVILVETVGIGQSETAVADMVDFFLVLMLPGAGDDLQGIKKGVLEIADMIAVNKAEGEGVTRAKSAASDYRAALHILAPKSPVWSPPVITVSGFANEGLDHLWEQILLYRTRMEASGEWSEKRSRQQVAWMWDMLQQRMMEALKSNRKTADRLKELEASVRAGETAVSFAVDEVAALMGLDE, encoded by the coding sequence ATGACGAAGGCACGATCACCCGACCCGGAGCAGCTTGCAGCCGATCTCAAGGCCGGAAAGCGCGCGGCGCTTGCGCGCGCGATCACGCTGGTGGAGTCCAGGAAGGCCGACCACCGCCGCCTGGCGCATCGGTTGATCCAGGATCTGCTGCCGCTGACCGGCAACGCCTTGCGGGTCGGGATTACCGGCGTGCCGGGCGTCGGCAAGTCGACGATGATCGACACCCTCGGCACCAACCTGACCGCGGCCGGTCACAAGGTGGCGGTTCTGGCCGTTGATCCATCCTCCACCCGCACGGGCGGCTCCATCCTCGGCGACAAGACCCGGATGGCACGTCTGGCGGTCGACGCCAACGCCTTCATCCGACCCTCGCCCTCCGCCGGCACGCTCGGCGGCGTTGCCGCCAAGACGCGGGAGACCATGCTCTTGTGCGAAGCGGCCGGATTTGACGTGATCCTTGTGGAAACGGTCGGCATCGGCCAGTCGGAAACGGCTGTTGCGGACATGGTCGACTTCTTCCTGGTGCTCATGCTGCCGGGCGCCGGCGACGATTTGCAGGGCATCAAGAAAGGCGTTCTGGAAATTGCCGACATGATCGCGGTCAACAAGGCCGAAGGAGAAGGGGTGACGCGGGCCAAATCGGCTGCCTCGGACTACCGCGCCGCGCTGCATATCCTGGCGCCGAAGTCCCCGGTCTGGTCGCCGCCAGTGATTACCGTTTCGGGTTTCGCCAACGAAGGCCTGGATCACCTGTGGGAGCAGATCCTCCTGTACCGCACCCGCATGGAGGCCAGCGGTGAATGGAGCGAGAAGCGCAGCCGGCAACAGGTCGCCTGGATGTGGGACATGCTTCAGCAGCGCATGATGGAAGCGCTCAAGTCCAACCGGAAGACGGCGGACCGTCTGAAGGAGCTCGAGGCAAGCGTCCGGGCCGGCGAGACCGCCGTCTCCTTCGCCGTGGATGAAGTGGCCGCCCTCATGGGGCTCGACGAGTGA
- a CDS encoding DUF1131 family protein — MRVNAIVFACLAAFTGAACSPTADFQSSGRLARTSDLTLVQITEDHVGGITSETPYASKAIESALPGFTTDGIQTAVEDNTEWALAAFNSDGFQVLQVFKGQNGKVRTVHGVTHHLQGPNGERIGMTFSEVGSARSDCRVGKNLWRGMAICKSEGHPNVELVYAIPGYKGPFDQLPAENDLFDAELQRILWTPKG, encoded by the coding sequence TGCCATCGTCTTCGCCTGTCTTGCCGCTTTTACGGGGGCTGCCTGCTCCCCGACCGCCGATTTCCAGTCGTCGGGCCGTCTGGCCAGGACGTCCGATCTGACGCTCGTGCAAATCACCGAGGACCATGTCGGCGGCATCACCAGCGAGACCCCTTACGCTTCCAAGGCGATCGAATCCGCCCTGCCCGGTTTCACCACCGACGGCATCCAGACCGCTGTTGAAGACAATACCGAATGGGCGCTTGCAGCCTTCAACAGCGACGGCTTCCAGGTCCTGCAGGTTTTCAAGGGCCAGAACGGCAAGGTGCGGACGGTCCACGGCGTGACCCATCACCTGCAGGGGCCCAATGGAGAGCGGATCGGCATGACCTTCTCCGAAGTCGGCTCCGCCCGCAGCGATTGCCGCGTCGGCAAGAACCTGTGGCGCGGCATGGCGATCTGCAAGTCGGAAGGCCATCCCAACGTCGAGCTGGTCTACGCCATTCCAGGCTACAAGGGACCGTTCGACCAGTTGCCGGCGGAAAACGACCTGTTCGACGCCGAGCTTCAACGCATTCTCTGGACGCCGAAAGGCTGA